The DNA sequence tattttttttaactctcttttctcttttttttatttgttctcttttttttttaacactcttttctcttcttttttttatttgttctctatatatatatatatatatatatatatctttctcttttctgtttacctcttcttcctcttcctcctctttgctcttcggccttattttcctcctccctgatcacagctccagttttcggccacGCTTGGAAGCTGGAATGGTCGGGTTCTTCTCCCTTCAGATTCTGGCCCCTTCGTGGTGTCGGAGCTATATCAGAAGCTTTCTCTCGACGTCAATAGTGtttctttggtgttggtttgctgagatgatgagccaatagagattcgaagaggataagatatttgAGTTTTCCTGTGAGTTTCCATGTTTTGGTCTATTTGGTTGTTTCTGATAGTAACtttagagagaaatgtttgaactgttttggcaccgaagaaagggaggtggaacgtgaattgatttgatttgggtgtgcTCCGATTTGGTTTGGAACCGCTATATGGAGagggtgattaggagaggtggtgatgcttgctagcatgacggggatgatggatggatggtggaagGACAGCACTTGCTTGGAgcggtgattaggagaggtggtgatgctcgctgaaaactggagctgcgatcagggaggaggaaaagaagtcCGCAAAgcagagagaggaagaggaagaagaggtaaacagaaaagagaaagaaataaaaataaaaaaagagagagagaacaaataaaaaaaagaggaaaaaagttttttttttttttaaaaagagaaaaaagagttaaagaaaaaagagtaggaaaaaaaaggagaaaagagggttaaaaaaaagagagagaacaaataaataaataaaagagtaaaaaaaaaagagtaggaaaaaaagagagaacaaattaaaaaatacataaaaagagttaaaaaaaaagtaggaatgaaaaagaacaaattaaaaaaatagagaaaaagagtaaaaaaaaaagaaaaaaagagagtaaattttttttttgggtcaataagggtaaaatagtcattttacttttgaaatagtgccacgtcagcaagataacagattttttaacggaaaattgacggcagggactttttagatgaaattggaaagtttagggacttttaggtgaaattgaaacgttagGGACTAAAACGTCGATAccttataagtatagggagtaaacaatattttgtcctaaaaaaatattaatacaaaTGATCCTACTAGGTCATGCTAGAATAACCGTTTCGCCTATTTGGCTAGATGAAGAAGGTTAGCAAACAGTCTATTTTGCTGCAGTGCGTGGTGTACTAGCACCGTGGGGTGCGAATCGTTTGGGGCTATCCCGAACCAGACTTCTCTGAACTTCAAACTTGTGAACAAGGAGAGCACCAATgttgtcacaaggttctttctTGCCTTACAGATAAAGACTTGTGGTATGATCTCTAGTGTCACAGAATCAATTCTTAGTTTTGTAGACTAAGTAGAGCAATCACTTGGAAGGTGGAGAAAGCACGGTTATTGCTAAGGCGTCAACCTAGCTTTTGGGCATTAAGGCGCAACCTTGACTATCTGTGGTTTCAACATAGGTTGAATGTTTGCTCCATGTGAGGCTTTTATAATCTCTGCGATTAGTTGagttgtgtatgtgtgtgtgtagtgTATTTTGCTTTAGcctgatctatatatatatataggctacctATTTGATTTTCAAGCATCTTCAACATGCGGATTCACTTTCCTAATAGGGACTTAAATATCACTAAGATATCTCCTACTTTAAAGGATATAGATAAGCTATATTTTAGGCCatagttattggccttgaatccaATCAAAACACTGATTACTCTTGATAACATATCATAGGCAATAATAAATTGCCTCTATGATGTAGCTACCTTCTAGACAATAGCACTATGCCAAAACCTTATCAGACGACGGGCCAAAACCGTAGtgtgatttggagtgccaccgttgtagagcgagCGGTTGTTTGATAAACACACAAACAgcgggtatgtgttataactgttgtgtgatggctcggcagatgcgcTGCCTTCAAACAACATTGCTTGGTTTCAagttgttgtatgttaagcatatcagacaacatacttttattttttgtgttgtctgattgatcctcAAACTTCATGAAtgcttggactatatctgttgtatgatttacATTTGGGACAATAGAGTTTAGTTGCTTCTGTTGTATGAATTAGTTTTTGGACAATAATagagttcaattgcttctgttgtatgattagcGTTTAGGACAATTAAGTTttgttgcttctgttgtgtgagtagaaATTAGAAGACATTGATttattaaaaaccgatgtgtgatatgcaTGATTGCAATAAGTTTCTGCCCCATTTTGGAcattcagacaacgggcagTCGTCATTATATCTATTCTattgtgtgatcatttgaacatcccattcctaaattagattgtgcattcatttgctcaatatttaccaaatgaacaatGTTAGAAAACCTGATGAACGAGACATTACATAGAAACCTTGTATGTACAGCATATACACTTAAGTAAACGTATTTGTTAGCGTTTGTATTTAAAATAAGTTTAAGTACTTATCCTAATCTGTTTGGATtgatttgaaatcaaattaGGACAGTTGCAAGAAGTTATATATTTGAAATGGCAGTTAAAGGGTGATGgcagtttcttgatggaagaaactgtTATTACATTGCTATATATAACATTTTGGTCCATTCTGATGCACAATCTGTTCTCATAAATTAGTCCCATCATACTAAGAGAATACTGGAGGTGGAATCAGGAGAAGAAAGTTGAATGGTTCAAGTGCATCGTGTAAGACTCCTTCACATATTGTACAGTTTATATACATTGCAGAAATCAGGAGGATATGAAGTTTCAGTCCTATATTAGGATGCAACCAGTATATCACTCCTAAATATTTCATCCATATATTAGGATAGATATGTTTCTGCAATCCTAATATACTATGCGTTTACTATTGCAATCCTAAATAAAGTTTACGTATATAACATTGTTTACATGTGCTCTTACTGAGATAGATTTACAGCATTAGACTAGTGTagttctaacaattggtatcagagccatctATGCTTAGATGAGTTACATGTTATTGCTACTTCaacaaatttattttgaaaCGATTTCTGGGAATTTTGTTGTAATCCGCATACAGTTATCTACATATATAATTCATGTCTGATAAATAGTGATTGATGTATATGCTTGTTTCAAGTTATGATATTTGATTCATTGAGAAATTCATCATGTTGTGTGCTGCCAAAGTGGTCCCATGAATGAACATTCCAAAGGATCTAATATGCTGATGAAATATTAGTATGAATTCAATTATATGTTGCATAATAAAGTGCTGTCAAATGGCCAATATATAGCAATTACATTGTATTCAGTTTCATCAGAATGAGATTATGAgacttaaaattaaatttgagtATGATTTCCAAAGAGATCTACATCAAACATTTGGTTTCATAGTCTTGTATATTTTAGATAGATGAACATTCAGAAACTATTAGAGATGAGTACTCCACACAGGATGTCAGGTCTTGAAAATAGAAAAGTTTCATTTGTCTGCATATACATAGAGTTTCAGTTAAATGACATTCATATATGAATTTCATTTGTTTTGGGACATTCAGATTATTCTAGTATCATGATACACTAGAAGATTTTGACTGATCAATTTCATATACAGCAATGCACTTTCCAATGAGCATAAGTCAGATTGAGTTGCTGAATGGCTCAAATTTCAAGAAGTGGAAAAGTGACATTGAATTGAATCTGGGAGTTCTAGACTATGATCATGTTTTGAAAGAAGATCCACCAGAAGCATTGCCCGCAACTGCAAGCaaggaaagcaaagaaaaatatgagaagtGGTACAAGCACAATAAGATGGCATTGATCATGATCAAGAAGAGCATAACTGAGAATGTGATAGGAGGTATTCCAGACTAGAGTTTGCAAAAGTGTTCTTCAATTCCATTGCAGAAAAATACAAGGTTTCAACAAAGCAGAACTGGAAAGCTTATGAAATCTCTCATGAGGTTGCAGTTCAATGGAAAAGGGAGTGTTAGAGAATATATATTGAAGGGTTCTGACATTGCTGGGAAACTCAGAGGACTAAACATGGCTGTTGAAGATCCATTCCTTGTTTATTTGTTGCTGGAATCACTACCAGATGAGTATGATCAACTAAAAACACTTTACAAAACTCAAAAGGAAATGTGGAGTGTGAATGAACTGATTTCCCTTTGTGTGGAAGTTGAggatgaaattaaaaagaagggaaaagaaGTGTCAGTGAATCTCATGTCCCACTCAAAGTTCAAGAAGAAGAGGTTTGGCAACAACAACTACAAAGGAAGCACTTCAACTGGTACTTCAACATCTGTTGTGAGGTCTGACAACATTAAGTTTAAAAATAAACCTGCAGGTGGCCTGAAGTGTTTCTTCTGCAAGAAACTGGCCACTTTAAGAAAGATTGTGAGGGTTTCAAAGTTTGGCTAACTAAAAGAGGTGATTTTCTTTCAAAACCTGTTTTTAGTGTTGAGTCAAATGATTTTGTTCATGATAACTCTTGGTGGTTTGACACTGGCTCACCCATTCATGTTGTGAATTCTTTACAGGGATTATCAAGGATAACAATCCCAAATAAGAATGAAACAAGGGTGTGTTCTGGAAATGGTCAAGAGTAGCTGTGAAGGCTATAGGAGTTGTCAAGTTGTTGTTTAGGAATAATTATGTATTAGAACTAAATAATGTGTATTGTATTCCTAGTATAAAGAGAAACCTCATATCAGGTTCTCAATTTGTTGCTAACAATGGTTATAGTTTCTCTAGTGATAATAAATTAATGTTGCTTTATTATGACTCTGTGTTTTGGTGAAGCAAATATTTTAAATGGGTATTGGCTTGTCAATTGTGAAACTGTGTTTTCTGGTAAAAATGCAGCAAGAATATTTTCTTCTTAGATAAAGCATCtggttccaaaagaaaattcagtGATTCTTCATCCTTTTTGTGGCATAAAAGACTTGGCCACATTTCTAAAGAAAGGTTAAGAGAACTTGTTAAACAAGGGATCTTACCAGCCTTGAGTTTTGAAGATTTTGGAACCTGTGTAGATTGTCTAAAGGGTAAATTGACTAACTCTAGGAGTTTTGGTTCAAAAAGGAGtgaaaatttgcttgatttagTCCATACTGATGTCTGTGGTCCTTTTCCTGTTAACACAATCTGTGGAAATTGTTATTTTATAACTTTCATAGAtgatttttctaggttttgttatgtttaccttttttctgaaaaatcacaaGCTTTGGAAACCTCCAAGATTTATAAAACTGAGGTTGAGAAACAAACAGGCAGGGTTATCAAAGTTGTCAGGTCTGACAGAGGTGGTGAGTATTTTGGAAGGTATACAGAACAAGGGCAACATAAAGGCCCGTTTGCTTTATTTTGCAAGAATGTGGGATAGTTGCTCAGTATACAACTCCATACAAtcctcaacaaaatggagttTCAGAAAGGAGAAATAGAACTCTCATGAGCATGGTTAGAAGCATGATACTCAGGTCTGGACTTCCAAAATTTCTGTGGGGAGAAGCCTTaaagactgcaaattatatttgtaaCAGAGTTCCAACCAAAGCagttcacaaaattccatttgagttgTGGTGTGGATATCAACCCAGTCTGAATCATTTTCATGTGTGGGGATGTAAAGCAGAGGCTAGAATTCACAGCACTACAGATGGAAAGTTGGATTCTCAATCAGTCAGTGCATTTTTCATTGGCTATTCTGAGAAGTCCAAAGGATACAAGTTCTATTGTCCTGGAAAGGGAACAAGAATAATTGAATCTCACAGAGCTGCATTTTATGATGAGGTATTTGATAACAGTGCAAGGAATGATTTAGAAATGGATAAAAGTTCATCACAGGCAGAAGACGACATGGAGAAATGGTTTGTCTATCAGGATTACAGTAACATTCGCATCCTAGATCAGGACTGCAGCAATACATCAATCCTAGATCAGGATCATAGCAATACAATAGTCCTAGATCAGGACTGTAGTAATACTTCAGTCCTAGACAATTCAGTGCCGTTGAATCTTGTTCCAGCAAGTACAGAGGATGAAAATGTAACACAACAAGCAAGTGTAGATGTTGTGGATCATGTCAACACTATCACAGGTGAACAAAGTGAGCCAATTGCAGATGATACAATGCCAACAAAACATAATGAGCAAGCTGCAGCAAATACAGTAGTAATGCAGACCACAGAAATTGCAGAAGCATCATAGCCTGTAACCTTGAGAAGATCTgcaagagaaaagaaatcagCCATACCAGATGTATTCAAATTATATTTGACTATTGAGGAAACTGATTTGGGAGATGAAGGTGATCCAATTTCAGTTGAGGATGCCATACAATCCTCAAATAGTGAGAAGTGGAAATCAGCAATGGAAGATGAGTTGCAAAGCATGTCGCAGAATGGAGTGTGGATCTTAGTGGACAAACCTCATGATTTTAAGCCCATTGGTTGTAAGTGGGTTTTTAAAACTAAAAGAAATGCAGATGGGAATGTTGAAAGGTATAAGGCCAGACTAGTTGCAAAAGGGTATAATCAAAAGGAAGGCATAGACTACAATGAGACTTTCTCTCCAGTCTCAACAAAGGATGCATTTAGAGTCATCATGGCACTTGTAGCACATTATGATCTGGAACTGCATCAGATGGATGTGAAGACTGCATTTTTGAATGGTGATctatatgaagaaatatacatgcTGCAACCTGAGGGTTTTGTAGAAGATGACAGCAAGGTATGCAAACTTAGAAAATCAATATATGGTCTTAAACAAGCTTCGAGACAATGGTACTTGAAGTTTGATAAAGTAATCACTCAATTTGGTTTTCTGGAAAATAAACTAGATGAGTGCATTTACTTGAAGACCAGTGGGAGTGACTTtatattgttgattttgtatgttgatgatatctTGCTTGCTAGTAGTAGTGTTTGCCtattaaaagaaacaaagggttttcttttaaatcaGTTTGATATGAAGGACATGGGAGAGGCTCATTATGTTCTTGGGATTGAGATAACAAGGGATAGAAAACAGTATGCCTTAGGCTTGTCTGAAAAGAATTATGTTGATAAAATACTTCAGAGATTTGGGATGCAGAATTGTAATTTAGGAGAGTTACCAATGTCAAAAGGAGACAAGTTGCATAAAGGTCAATGTCCTAAAATGCATTAGAGAGGAAGAATATGCAGAACATGCCATATGCTAGATTGGTTGGGAGTTTGATGTATGCTCAAGTGTGTACAAGGCCAGATATATCTTTTGCTGTGAATATGTTATCAAGGTATCAGTCAAGTGCAGGTCATGCACATTGGGTGGCTGGTAAGAAAGTattgaggtatttgaagaaaaccaaaagtCACATGTTGGTTTACAGAAGAATTGAAGATCAAGAACTTGAAGTGGAAGCTTATACTGATGCATCGTACAAGTCAGATTCAGATGACTTGAAATCGACATCAGGTTATATATTTGTTATGGCTGGAGGAGCAATTTCATGGAAAACAGCTAAACAAACTCTGATAGAAACTTCAACCTTTCAGGCTGAATATATAGCCATCTTTGAAGCAACTGGGCATGCACTATGGTTGAAAAATTTCATTGCTCACTTAAAGATTGTAGAATCTGTGTCAAGGCCTATAACAATCTACTGTGATAATGCATCTGCAGTATTCTTTTCAAAGAATAATAAAAGGTCTTCAGGTTCTAAGAACATTGATGTGAAATACTTTGCAGTGAGAGAAAGTGTCAGAGATGAGGAGATAGAGGTAGTGAAGATTGGAACTAAAGATCAATTGGCTGATCCTTTGACAAAAGCCTTGGCAGTTTCTGATTTTATTAGACACACCAAAAATATGGGAGTGTTGGACAGTTTCAATCCTGATGAAGTCTGATGGTATCTCACTCGTTGCTGTGTATTATTATTTATGGATTTTCAGACAATGATCAGTTAAGTATTATTACATTCTTGAGTTTTCACTTCATTGTGTATTTGCATGATTAAGTTGTACAATTTCAGATTGTTGTTTATAAACAGCAAATATGCAAATTCATGATATTAGGCAAGTGAAATATAATTTGCTTCAGTTCTATATGATTAGAAATTTTGGTAGGACATTATGCATGCTTATATCATATATGGTATGATAATTTACGCTTGATTACAGTGCAGCTGTAATAAGGATGATTCATGTGATTTTGGTTGCTGCAATGTGATCATGGAACACTAATGTTTTCTCTGATTCATTGTGTTGTTCTATGATTCTTTACAGCAAACATGATTGACAGAATTTGGAACAGACAGGGAATACAAACTGAATGTGCACAATTTAGCTAACTGATACATGTATATGCACATATCAATTTCTAAGCATGTcaagttcagtgggagattgttagaAAACCTGATGAACAAGACATTACATAGAAACCTTGTATGTACAACATATACACTTTAGTAAACGTATTTGTTAGAGTTTGTATTTAAAATAAGTTTAAGTACTTATCCTAATCTGTTTGGATtgatttgaaatcaaattaGGACAGTTGCAAGAAGTTATATATTTGAAATGGCAGTTAAAGGGTGATGgcagtttcttgatggaagaaactgtTATTACATTGCTATATATAACGTTTTGGTCCCTTCTGATGCACAATCTGTTCTCATAAATTAGTCCCATCATACTAAGAGAATACTGGAGGTGGAATCAGGAGAAGACTAAGATGAATGGTTCAAGTGCATCGTGTAAGACTCCTTCACATATTGTACAGTTTATATACATTGCAGAAATCAGGAGGGATATGAAGTTTCAGTCCTATATTAGGATGCGATCAGTATATCACTCCTAAATATTTCATCCATATATTAGGATAGATATGTTTCTGCAATCCTAATATACTATGCGTTTACTATTGCAATCCTAAATAAAGTTTACGTATATAACATTGTTTACATGTGCTCTTACTGAGATAGATTTACAACATTAGACTAGTGTAGTTCTAACAAACAATACTTCATCAAACCCGAATATTGgaaaccatcaaatgagtaatctaaccaatactttaaacttcaaaagcaaaagagGTGTATTTCTCAATCAAAGAAgccaacattttaaacaagaaaagcattctagtgcatacCCATCTACTTGGTacatcaaaaagctgatacacatatatgtattgttccaaaacatgggaCATCAAAAAGTTGATACACATATAtctattgttccaaaacatgccacaTTGTGCATAACAATGTACCAgtagagaagcacaaaaaagatgctttccttataaaaaaaatgtacCAGCAACAAGCGCGCTACTTCATAGCTCATGCACATGTGTTGACAACAGACTTCCCCCACCCATTTagcacttgatcaatatctgcttgggtgtattggctgctgcctcttctctcccactgaaatcagtttattatatcaaaaggATTAGTTAATCACTTTGGTGAATGAGGCATGGACATAATAACAAAGTTATGAGAAATTGAGTCGATCAAGTGACTATATGTATAGCTATATATGTTGAATAGTACAAGCACAAATGAAAGCTCATGACCATGAAACTAAAAGAGTCATCAGGGAGCAGCTAAAATAGTACAAGCGCTTGAGTTGTTGAGAAGAAATTGGAATATAATCATTAACATGTGGGCAACATAAGGCAGAGACATTGTTTCATGCAATGCGGACACATACATAGGTTTCTACTCAACAAGATTTACTAACTATCCGTTAATATGGTGGAGCAATCTTGCAGTTTTCCAATGAATTTGCTCTATAAGATCTGGTACAGCATCCACCTAGGAGAAAAAAAACATATCAAGTCATCTGAATTATAGAAGTTTCTTTAAACAATCTATATAATTAATGGATTTTCAAACACTTTACTCCTGTAGAAGAAAACA is a window from the Rosa chinensis cultivar Old Blush chromosome 2, RchiOBHm-V2, whole genome shotgun sequence genome containing:
- the LOC112184325 gene encoding uncharacterized protein LOC112184325, giving the protein MVRSMILRSGLPKFLWGEALKTANYICNRVPTKAVHKIPFELWCGYQPSLNHFHVWGCKAEARIHSTTDGKLDSQSVSAFFIGYSEKSKGYKFYCPGKGTRIIESHRAAFYDEVFDNSARNDLEMDKSSSQAEDDMEKWFVYQDYSNIRILDQDCSNTSILDQDHSNTIVLDQDCSNTSVLDNSVPLNLVPASTEDENVTQQASVDVVDHVNTITGEQSEPIADDTMPTKHNEQAAANTVVMQTTEIAEAS
- the LOC121051249 gene encoding secreted RxLR effector protein 161-like is translated as MPYARLVGSLMYAQVCTRPDISFAVNMLSRYQSSAGHAHWVAGKKVLRYLKKTKSHMLVYRRIEDQELEVEAYTDASYKSDSDDLKSTSGYIFVMAGGAISWKTAKQTLIETSTFQAEYIAIFEATGHALWLKNFIAHLKIVESVSRPITIYCDNASAVFFSKNNKRSSGSKNIDVKYFAVRESVRDEEIEVVKIGTKDQLADPLTKALAVSDFIRHTKNMGVLDSFNPDEV